From Amaranthus tricolor cultivar Red isolate AtriRed21 chromosome 4, ASM2621246v1, whole genome shotgun sequence:
gacataagtttatcccaatcttatacttggaattaaaatgctaaataatcttatttatttcaatctttCAATAAAATGCGTAGTTGACCACCAAATAGTAATGGGCTTTTGGGGGTTATGTCTATTTGGGCCTTTCTACCTTGGCTTTCGTAAAATTCATAGTTGATCATGATTGTTATCGTATTCAATGTGTTCCGCTTATAGAAATTATCTACAAACTCTGAAGAGGGATGAAGTACAGTAACTCATATTCATAAAGGAAAATGCGGTCAACGAGTCCCTCAGCTCGAAGTAGACGCTTAGATAGCGAGATTCCTAAAACGAGAGGGAGTACGTAAGTTTAGaccattaatattaaaaatagtaaaaataggtaaataaataaatgcgTAGATGAGTGATCATCTAAATTAGCtaattttattatgaaaattaaaatttaaaattaccaCATAGAGTCAGGTTGTATTTCAGTTGAAGAACAAGTACGAATTATTCTGGTAAGATTTTGAGTTTGATTCTCACTTAGCCCTGTCCGTCCAGTAATCCAAGAAAATCTTacatttaccaaacattttttTCTAAGTTATTAACCAACTAAAACCCCAATAGCCAataaaaaacgttttaaaaaaacaatagcCAAATACTTCCTAGAAAAATAAATCAACCATGACAAATCACATTGTGGGAGGAAAAGTAACAATAACAAACTGATAATCACACCAACTAGTCAACCACGTTCACGATCTGTGATAAATAATAAGCCTTGTCAAGAGCACCCTTCAAGTATATAAGGTCATGAGATTAGCCGATTTTGTCTTCCTAGATAAATTTATGATTGAATTCATACATAATAAGACCCGCATATAAGGAGAATTGATTGCACACAAATTTGATGAGgtttcatcctaaaaccaattagtAATAGGAGCAGTAGCCCATCAAAGCTTATATGTGCTGGGTGAAGGTTGTGTACATGATCTAGGCTCAACGTATATAACTCGTCTATCTTTAGAGATGGGCACAGACCTGGCCCGCAACTCAGGTTGCCAATGCCTCACTATTTATAGTGGCCAAAAGGGTGAAAGATGATGTGAAGCAGTTCATAAATAGATGATTGATGTTGGTCACTGCTGTTGTGGCCAGATGTCGATCCGTATAGTTGCAGGGCTCCCTTGGTTGCTATTGGGTCTGTTGTCCTGGCTATGCTAAACGTGCTCCTTTCCTCTGCTGCCCTCTGTCCAGGGCCCACATTATAAGGGGTAAGAGGGGTTTGTGCCTCGGCTAAAAGAAGATAATGACGCATTTATAGTTATACAAAGTCttacggtgagaccatctctattggatTGACTCAATGTACGCTTAATGtcaagtgatcacttttaattttttcgTGATCATTTattatagtcttagagtgataactaattttacaattataaagtGATCATTATATCGACTCGTCTCATGGTACGACGGTGTTATACAAGACTTGCTAGAATAGTTAATATTTAGGGCCCATTATTTTAGTTTCATCCCGAACCTTTCAAATTTCAGGGCCGACCCTACCTCTTTCACCACTCACCAGTCAACTCACCAGTCTATGCAGGACTGTTGTTTCATGCTCCACTTAGTTTTTGCTGCTCAGCAAATCTGAATAGAATATGTTGTGTTTTTCTGCTCCTGGCTGATTTGGTAGTTAAATATTTTGCTTTGTTTGCTTAAGTCAGTTAGTGTGGGTGCCTGTGTACACGCTTTTTGTGTTGTTTAAAATGTCCGACATGATCATGATTATtagtaaattaaaattcaaCGTTTATACAATACTAATATTAGCCTGCAATCCTCATATGTTATTACGTACTTGTGGCTCTTTATATAATTTCCAATAATACCAAAAACTTTCTAATATATACTTTTCCCTGAATAGCATTCTCTTTGTAACAACCCAAGCTGCTAGTGATTATCCATAAAGGCTATAGACTGACTCCACAGACTAAGACAAGTCCTTTCAACatactttggcctcactcgtgcacaCCTGAGATAACTTCCTAAGAGGTCACAACATTCTAAAATTGTCCCCACCAAACACTTAATTGTGGAAATCTTAGCAAATAAACtccctttaaaaaaaattcacttgTATACCATTCATACTTCCTCAGCCTCTTGATGTTTACAACATACAAGGATGGGCTTTATAACAAAATGGACTTTCGTTCTTATAAAGAAAACAACCTTGAACCAATGATATCTTGGTGCTTCTCTCGATCTAATTTGTTCTTATTAGATAATTAAAATGAGTAAATGTTCGTTTAGTTTTGTTttctttgtaaatcaattcGAATATTAAACTAACGTGTTTGCTTTATTTTTAAGGTTGGAAAAccaactttaatttaatttgtgaaATCCTTTAAATAGAAGTCCTAAGTAATTGAATAACGGATAAGGGATTATAAAGCAGAGAAGCGTAAGCAGAAACAGAAAAAGGGAGGAACCCAATAATATACATTTTCCAAAAATTAAACGCCAGAAATGAACAAGAGAAGCCCATTTGAATAGTTGTACATTTTTTGCCTCAATTTTCACAGCTGAGTTAAGACTTAAAAACTAATGTCATTCTTTTATACACATCCTTCCTATGCATTCCCGAAAATCgggaaaaatgaacaaagaaaaaaggGGAGAAGAAAACTTTCCTGAACAACCTGTTAATTAGGCATGAATCTAATTCaatcattttccttttttataaaCCTTGTTTTAGAATAATTATACCTATTGATGATGTCTTGTATTTGAGCTTCGAATCGTCACCCCATGCAAAAATTTTGTATAGCCAAGAAAACTCAATTTCCCATCAGAGCTTCTAATCCAATCCTTTAATATTGAATAAGCAGTAGACCCAAGATTCAATTCCTGCAGTTAATAAGAGGAGATTTAACCAACAAAACTCGATTTACTTTTAAAACTGATCTAAAACAAAAAGCGAGTGATTTTTCGAAAAGTTAAACGTACTCTGGCAAGTTCCTCAACGGTAATAATTCTGTTTCCTTCTTGTTCAAAATGTTCGAAAGCAATAGAAGCAATCTGTTCCCAACCTTCCCGAGCCTCTAGTTGGTGTGTGCTGATTGCAGCTGCACAAAACTCATCAAAATCCATTTTTCTGTAAGAAAGGGTAGTCATCTGCACCAGAAGCAGCACATGAGGTTAGGACTTTTGAGCAATCTTCAATTTTTAGATATCAATTAGGGCGGATGCATTACCGAATTCAAGATATCGGGAACTCTAGATTCCTTCATTGCATCAGTAGCATTACTCACAAGAGCCTGGGAAGAAAACAATATACTCATTTGTTGATCGATGATACACTGGAAACAGGAAGCTTGTACGATAAATAACCAACTGgaagataaaaagaaaagacGGAAAAGAGCAGAAAATAACCATTCGGAAGTTCTCAAAGGAGACACGGCCATCTTTGTTTGGTTCCAGAAGTGCAAACTGAGCTCTCAGGTAGAACAACTCATCCTCTGTAAGAGCTTTTGAGACGGACTGTAGATCACAAaagggaaaaaaagaaaaaaccagATATTCAGTCAAAGAAAGCagcaaaaaaaattagtcaaattGGAAGATGTTCAAAATTTTATAGAGTACAGAATATTAATCAGGTCTAAATAAACCTATGATGTTCACTGGTATTGTTTGTCTGTCACAACTCTCTTCTAGAGTGTCATAACAAGCAAACAAATGTGCCGTGACACTGAGAAGAGTTGCATTGAAACATAACCAATCAAGATATAAAAGCATCATCTAGTTCAAGCCCCTGGCCTCTTCTATAAACGCAACTAAACTGAGAATGGGCCACCTAATTTCCAGGAGTTGGACCAACCCACAGCAAAACACAACTTGTGGATCAAGTGTGTGGGACAACACCTTAAGCAACTTCCAATTaatatattgttataaaataAACAGCACACCAGGGGGAGTTTAAACTAGAGCAACTCAGAACATCCACATATTTATGCATGAAATGACAACAAGATTCCCATGTTCTGATGAGATGATGCAGTCCTGAAGTACAGAAAGAAGATACCTGGTTGGGGATAATGATTTAATAATTGATTAACATGTTTTTCTAATCAGATTAAGCTACATTAGCTGGAGGAGAATCAAATAGATAAAAATTTTGCACTAAAGAAATAGATCCCTAAAACAATGTCACGCACTGACGAGTAGGTTCGATTTAAAGATTAATCTACATAGTCATCATTAACCAACTAGTCTGTCAGAATGCGCACTCACATAATCGGTTGACAATAAAGCCTTTACATTTGAGAAATGAGAATACTTAACTCCTCCCTTTCACTTACaaatttacaagaaaaaaaGTTTTCTAGGATTAatggataaaataaaataaattcatatgaACAACCACATtgtatgcaaaaaaaaaaaaaccaagaacGTTGCCAACTTGGCCAGCAGACTTCCGCCCATGTTAAATTTGGCAAGATATTAAGTCTAAACAATTTACAATTTGTTGCTGCAATTGAATCATTAATAGATACTTCAAAAAATCATGAAACAAATCAAGCAGGAAAAAAGGAAATATGATCTGGAGACACTTAAAACATTTGTAAATTATACAGTATTTGAGCACAGATCAGGAAAATAAATGTTAAGGTGTAAACATATCTATGAGCAAAACTCAAACTAAGCAATCAAATTCATTCAGCAAGAATACACAATTTTGAGAAAGACCAGGATGCGATATAAaacattgaaaataaaaataaggacAGTAACCCATTTCACGTAACATAAAATTTTACCTTCAGCGCGGCCCGTTTGAGAGGAGTTGCATGGAGATATGACTTTACCAATTTGTATATCAGTATATCTAGAGGAATAGGAATATTTTCATCCCGCAACCAAGGATGGGCTGTAAAAAAAACAATCTCTTCACATCACAAGAATGCAAAATCAACTCCTTATTGGATACttaatcaaaaataagattGACACTTGACCAGAAACTATGACATCCAATATTCCCGCTCAGAAAACAAGAGCGGGTATCTTTCTTAAACTTCAAACCAACAGTTGATTGAAATTAATCAAAGAGCATAAACGGCATAGAAGACTAGAAAGTTAGAAATGGCTTACTCAAAGCTTGGACAGCAGTCATCCTCTTCCTGTAGTCCTTGTTAAGCAATCTTTTTACAAAATCCTTGGCTTCTGGAGACACAGAAGGCCAAGGCACATCATCAAAATTGGGATCTGCTCTCAGCACTGCACGAAAAATTCCTGATTCAGTGCGGGCCCAGAAAGGCCTGCTcccacacaacaatatatatgtGATGACGCCAATGCTCCATATATCTCCTTCTAGACTATAAGATCTATGAAGAACTTCTGGTGCGACATAGTAAGCACTTCCCACAATATCATTTAGCCTTTCATCTGCATCAAGAAAAAAGATAATTTCACAAATGAGGAGAAAAAGAGGAAGGCTCAGAATTCTAATACAAAATAACATCTTTTATCAAGTAATCTACCGAGCTCAATCTATGTTATCAACCCTAAATTAGGCAAGGCAGTATAATCTGATTGTTTTCAGTCCTGGATTACCTTGAGTATCTACCTCTCCGAGAAgttcttagtaaataacggttatttataAGGTTAATAAATCACCTTTATGTGGTAGGGTGTGATAGggtgagagttttgttattttaattatcttttttgttgtttattttaattatcttttttgttgtttattttaatattattctttgtctttttgtagtgatttacaaatcacaattattgattaggaatttttgCTCCCTCTCCTAAC
This genomic window contains:
- the LOC130810203 gene encoding CDPK-related kinase 3-like produces the protein MGQCCGKAAVGENGDVATTIVAPEEVHPQSPLPVSEVSNNPSVRNTPTRGSPWPSPYPAGVAPSPARSTPRRFFRRPFPPPSPAKHIKASLAKRLGQGKPKEGTIPEDSGNEGGGQMLDKTFGYGKNFGAKYELGKEVGRGHFGHTCCAKGKKGELKDQVVAVKIISKAKMTTAISIEDVRREVKILRGLSGHKHLVKFYDACEDSNNVYIVMELCEGGELLDRILSRGGRYPEEDAKAILRQILNVVSFCHLQGVVHRDLKPENFLFTSRSDDADMKLIDFGLSDFIKPDERLNDIVGSAYYVAPEVLHRSYSLEGDIWSIGVITYILLCGSRPFWARTESGIFRAVLRADPNFDDVPWPSVSPEAKDFVKRLLNKDYRKRMTAVQALTHPWLRDENIPIPLDILIYKLVKSYLHATPLKRAALKSVSKALTEDELFYLRAQFALLEPNKDGRVSFENFRMALVSNATDAMKESRVPDILNSMTTLSYRKMDFDEFCAAAISTHQLEAREGWEQIASIAFEHFEQEGNRIITVEELARELNLGSTAYSILKDWIRSSDGKLSFLGYTKFLHGVTIRSSNTRHHQ